A stretch of DNA from Candidatus Margulisiibacteriota bacterium:
TCTCTCCTCTTCTGTTGATGAGAGAGTACTTATATTGGTACTTATATTGGTACTTATTGGGTGTTCCTCGGACACCCTGAGGGTGTTCCTCGGACACCCTGAGGGTGTTCTGAAGACACCCTGGAGGTGTCCCTGGGACACCACTAAATTGTCTTGGGGTGTCTTTTGGACACCGTTATTATGTATACTTTCTTCATTATTCTCACTCGTTTTTTGAGCACAAAAAAACCTTGCCGGGTAAACAAGGTAAATATTTGAGCGATTGCCACGCACCTTTTTTTCAATTAGTTTGCATTCAACGAGAGTTTTTACCGCTTCTATAGCTCTTTTTTTACCAACTCCTATGTCACTGGCCAGCTTGTTGTAGCTTGGCCAAGCTCGTTTTTGTGAATCAGCATATCTTACCAGGGCCAGGTAACAAAGTTTGTCTATTGGTCCCAGAGGCAAACCAAAAACGTCATTTTCGCAAATAAAAAAACCTTTTTCAACAGCGAAACGGATCGTGTTTTCAGACAATTAAAAAACCTCGCTTCCCACAGGATTTCAATCGCCTGTTTACGAGGTTTTCTTACTATGTCAGTTAACTGCCGAATATATATCTTATGTAAACAAAGCGACTGATCTTAAAAAAAGTCTATTAAATTAATTATTTTTCACCAGGTAAACGCCATTGCCTTAATTCACCGTAATTTTCCCTGATACGCCTTACAACCGTGTCGTGGCTTACTCCCACCTCTTTAGCCACCTGTCTTACTGACATTTTCTCTACCAGGTACAGCTGCAGTATCCTTTGCACATCAACTTTTTTTCTTGGTCTTGCCATGTCTCCTCCTTAAACTCCTTACTTTCAGTTTATTTATTTTCATAAGTTTTTTGTCAGCTTCTTTTCTGCTCTCTAATCTTTTTTATCTTACACTATCAGTTATCTTTTAGTCAAGGTCCTTTTTATATTATATTAGTTTTCTTTTTGTACTTTACTTTTTTTAGTTTCATTGTTATTATTTATGTAAACTTTTATCTTACAATTCAGTTTAATTTTTATCGTAAATACAATTATTCTTTATAGGAAGCTGTGCATTTTTTTATGACCAGATCAGCCAGATTTAAACTTAAAAAACAGTTTAGCCACATGTATTTTTATGGACCAGGTAACGGCAAACTGGTTGGTTTATGCATTGAAGCTCAAAAACAAATAGGCCTTTGGGAAATTTACCAGCGAATTGCTTCTATACGTGGCATTATTGGTTATCCTAAACTGGACCGGCCTAACGTAAAACGCAATACCGCCAGACAGCAATTAAACCGTTTGAAGCTTTACCTGGCTATGGTCGCCTGGCGTGAGCTCTCACCATCTGAAAAACAACATTGGAATGAGTTCACCAGTCGTTCCACCCGCAAGGGTGTAAACGAGTTTATAAGTCGCTTCATACTCTCTCTCGGTTTCGGCCGGCAAGGTTTTGGAACCAGCTGCTTCGGTCAGCCGGTTCCTAAAATCATAAATTATGGCTGGGGTATACAGCCCTTCGGTCTTTCCACATTCGGGAGCCCCGGCATCGAGGGCCTTGAGAGGGGCTTTTACTCTAACGTTTACGGCGCACGTTTTGACAAGGCCGCCGGCTTTGGCCAAACTCTGTTCGGCCGGCGCAGCTTTGGCAGCCCTTATCATGTGCGCGGTAATTTCGGCTTTGGCCATCAACTTTTTGGCTGCAGCTCTTTTGGCCAGGTTAAAGGTGCTCCCTGGCAATATGGCCTCGGCTGGCAGTATTTCGGTAATAGTCCATTCGGCAGCACCTTGCCTGGTTTTTACCCAGGGGCTTAAATTATATTTTATTTTTGTTGCCTGGAGGTGTTGTCGTGGAAGATAAATATATTCATTCCTGTTCACAAAGTGAGAAAATCGGTAAACTTATTTCAGCTCAAGAACACTTCACTCTCTGGCAAAAAACACAAAACGGCCGTTTAGACGCAATGGATAAAAAATTATGGGGTATAATCATTCTTCTTGTTGGTGTTCTCGCTTCCTCATTGGCCAATCTTTTATTTTAATCTTTCCCGGAGGCTTCGGCTATGTCTCTTATTAAACTTAACCCTATTGATTTCTTCAAAAGCTTTGGCTGGGTTGTTACCAGTCCTTTTGGTCCGCGTCTTGATCCTTTCGGTAGCGGAAAATTTGTTATGCATAACGGTGTTGATTTAGGCAATAAGCCTATTGGCGAACCTATTTCTACTCCATATTTTGGCATTGTTACCGCTTGCGGTTTTTACGACCGCGCCGGCAACACCGTGGCCATGCGTATAGAATCAGGGGTTATTCAACTCTTTTTCCATTTGCAAAGTATTAATTGCAAAGTCGGTGATCGCCTTAAACACGGTGACGTGATCGGTACTAACGGAAACACTGGGAAAGTCACCGGCACACATTTGCACTATGAATTACGTGTTGACAACGGTGTTTCCACCGGTGGATCCGTTTGGGGTGATCCTGCCAACTTTTATCTTCCAGTTGCACTTCTTAAAACAGAAAATCCCGAACCTGAACAAGTCATACCTCCACCTGAACCGGATCCTATTGCTCAAATTGAGGTTATTGCTTCCGAAACAGAATCGGTTTCGGAAGAATTGCCGGAAATTATTTATCCTGGAGGTGAAAATGTGACCATTAAAAGTAAATTTTTAGAACGCAAGTTTTTAATGACTTTGGCTGCCGCTATTTTATTGGTGCTTACCGACGGCCTGGGCATGGACCTTGACACAAAAACGATCATGGGATTTGTCAGTCTCGTTATAGGTTGGGTCCTCGCTGAAGCAAAAGTTGACGGTGACAAAATAAATAATAGTCATTAATTTTACAGGGGGTTATATTATGCCCAGCGACACTCCTAAACTTGGTCTTAAAAAACCTGAAGAAGGTTCTTTCGGATGGCAAACCGCATGGTATGACAATATGGATAAACTCGATGCACATCCCGGTATTAAAGCTGTTACTTCTACCACGCGGCCTGAAGAACCCTGGCCCGGCCAGGTCGTTTTTGAAATAGACACCAGGAACCTCATGCTTTTTGACGGCGAAGCCTGGCGCGTTATCCAGCTAGAGGCGGTTTAAAATTTGTCTCATAAGTCTTGTAACTTAAAACTTTTTACTCCTGTTACCGGCTCTTTCGGCTGGCATATTGAGTGGGCGCGTAATATGGACATCTTAGATTCCCACCCGGGAATAAAGGTTTGCAGCTCCACCTCCCGACCGCCGTCTCCCTGGCCTGGCCAGGTCATCTTTGAAACAGACACCAGGAACCTCATGCTTTTTGACGGCGAAGCTTGGCGAGGCATACGGTTGCAGTCGTTTTGACTTTTTGCTTATGCGTCGGGATCTGTTTGTCGTAAGGTCTTTTTTTTAAAACAACTTTCTTCTTTTGTTATTTCATTTTTCTAAAGTTGACATAATAGTCATTTCTGGTTTACAATTAGTTAAAGTTCTCAGGAAAGGAGGATTTTGTTCATGGCAAAAGTTACCGGTCCCCTCTTCTCGGTGGATGCCCGTGGCAAAATAGCTGACACCATCGTTTTTATGGGCTGGCGCGGTCTTAAAACTGTTCGCCGGTGGCTAAAACCTGCCAACCCTCGCACCGTTGCCCAGGTTACAACTCGTAACTTTTTTTCTACTGCTGTCTCTCTTTTCCAGAATCTTTCCGGTTTTGATAAAGGCGCTTTACGCACCGAGGCCAGCGGTCAACCCTATAGTGGCTTTAATTTATGGGTGGGTTGGGTCAAAAAGTGCCTTGATTCAGGTAAATCTTGGGTAACAATCTCTGATGTAACGGCAGCGCCTGGCAGTAGTGGCAGTGGTGAATGTACTATTACAGGTTCTTGCAGCGAAGCTATCATTGATCTTGTTATTCGCTATGGCAGGACTACAAGTCTACTAGACGGTGAAACTGAGGTTACCACCGGTGCCAATTCATTTACTAAAATACTTAACAGTCTTTTACCCAACGAAACTTATTATTTCAAAGTTTTGCTTAAGACACCTAACAGCAAACAAGGCGAAACCGGGATATATAGCTTTGTTTCTCCCTCCGCTTAATAGACATTGTTTTTTTGCGGTTTAACCATAAATCTCATATGTCAGTACATGCCCGGTTTATTTTTCCGGGTTTTTATTTACATCCTGGGGGGAGTAGTACTGAAACAAATAACTGATTTCAGGGGGGCTGACCTGGCTATTGCCTTAAGCCTCATCGGCCGCGATTACGTTTATACGGCTCACAGACTTGTTGACGCTTCTAATTCCAAGGTTTTGTTTACTGTCTTTCAAAGTTCTTTTGTTCCTGGCGTAAGATCCAAGGCCGATATGCTTATTGACTCTCTTGTTCATGCTCATCAGCGCGGGGTTAAGGTGAACGTTCTTGTAAATTACTCCGGTTCCACTTCGATTATAAGCAAGAACCGCAGTCTTGCTCAGCATCTGGTGGAGCACGGGATTTCAGTTCGCTCTGCCGGCCGCAGCTATCTTGTCCATGGTAAAGTGCTGATTGTCGACAGTGAGGTTGTGATCATCGGCAGTCACAATTTAACCCAGCGCGGCCTGTGGCAGAACTACGAAGCAAGCATTGCTATTCATTCAAAAAGTATTGCTTCTGATTTTGAAAAATGGTTCACCTGGTTGTGGGAACGGTGCAAGGAGGTAAAGTCGTTTGGTTAAGATATGGGGTCTGAATGTCCCGCCTGAGTTGGCCAAGGACGTGCATCACATGTTTTCTCACCGCCATTTCGCCGACCGCGACCATATGTGACGCCGTCGCCGCAATGGCGGACCGCCGTCCGGTGGCAGGAAATTTGTTCAAGATGATTTTTCTTTGGCCGTTCAATGCTGGCATAGACAAAGTGAATCCGATAAGCAGCAGTGGTATCAGCTTGCTTCTCAGGCGGGATGGTCTAATTATTATAATTACTTCATTAGTTTAACCCAGGCCAGTTATCGAATTGGTGTAGTCCCGCCCTGGTGCAAAGTCATGGCTCCTTCCGGAGGAATGCTTGAAACCAGGCGCACCTATTATGAAGTTATGGATTGGATTCCCTTTATTACTGGCAATCCTGGCGATAAAGTTAAAATCAGCTTTCTTGTTTGTGCCTCAGATTTATTTTCCGTTTATGATGAAACAGGTCAAACATGGTATAGGGATTCTGTTGATTTTGGCATATACGGCAGTTATCTTGGCGGTGAGATAGACAGATTTTATCTTTTTTCCCGAATTGAAGGTGATCCCAATTGTGCCGGATGGTACGAAGATGCCATTGAATATCCTGATTATTGTAATTATTACTTTCTCTACGGTAACTTTAAAGATTTAAAATGGTACCAGGTTGAATATGAAAAAGTAATCCCTTCTCCTTGGGTTGGCCTTGACCAATGGAGAGTACAAATCATGGTTGACCAGGTTCAATATTACCAGGGTCCAAGTAATAGCGTTTTTTGGTTTGATGAATTTAAGGTTTTTCTAAATGATGTTGTTATATGGGAACGCAACTTTGACCCTCCTCCTGACGTTGACCCACCGCCTATTTTAGAAGGTGATCAAATAATTAAAGCCAGCAAAACTCCTTGGATACGTTATGACAAACCTGTCCCGGAGTGCACAGGGGAGGAGTAATATGGCCAAGGTTAAAGGTCCGTTAAACAGTTTACGCGCCAGGGGGCGTTTTGCCGGCGTTCTTGATTTCAGGGATTACCCGGCTGGCTCCATGCATGAATCTCGTGTCTACATTCAACCTCAGCGTAAAAAACCCAGCGGCCAGGCCCAGGAACAAAAACAGCTTTACGTAAAACAAATTTCTTCTCTTTGGCGCACTTTGACCCAGGAGGAGAAAGACAGCTGGGAAAGTCTCGCTTTTGATTATAAAAAATACGGCGCTGAGTACGTCTGGCGCCCTGAGCTCTCTAATTATCATAAGTTTATGAGCTATAATCTTAAACGAATTTCCAAAGGGCTTGATCTTGTCAAATTTCTTTATGTACCGGAAGTTTTTATTCCGCCTATAT
This window harbors:
- a CDS encoding phospholipase D-like domain-containing protein, whose translation is MPGLFFRVFIYILGGVVLKQITDFRGADLAIALSLIGRDYVYTAHRLVDASNSKVLFTVFQSSFVPGVRSKADMLIDSLVHAHQRGVKVNVLVNYSGSTSIISKNRSLAQHLVEHGISVRSAGRSYLVHGKVLIVDSEVVIIGSHNLTQRGLWQNYEASIAIHSKSIASDFEKWFTWLWERCKEVKSFG
- a CDS encoding helix-turn-helix domain-containing protein, which produces MARPRKKVDVQRILQLYLVEKMSVRQVAKEVGVSHDTVVRRIRENYGELRQWRLPGEK
- a CDS encoding M23 family metallopeptidase, which produces MSLIKLNPIDFFKSFGWVVTSPFGPRLDPFGSGKFVMHNGVDLGNKPIGEPISTPYFGIVTACGFYDRAGNTVAMRIESGVIQLFFHLQSINCKVGDRLKHGDVIGTNGNTGKVTGTHLHYELRVDNGVSTGGSVWGDPANFYLPVALLKTENPEPEQVIPPPEPDPIAQIEVIASETESVSEELPEIIYPGGENVTIKSKFLERKFLMTLAAAILLVLTDGLGMDLDTKTIMGFVSLVIGWVLAEAKVDGDKINNSH
- a CDS encoding helix-turn-helix domain-containing protein, whose product is MSENTIRFAVEKGFFICENDVFGLPLGPIDKLCYLALVRYADSQKRAWPSYNKLASDIGVGKKRAIEAVKTLVECKLIEKKVRGNRSNIYLVYPARFFCAQKTSENNEESIHNNGVQKTPQDNLVVSQGHLQGVFRTPSGCPRNTLRVSEEHPISTNISTNISTLSSTEEEREKLKNKKSKEKQRDLDIVKEFIARKGYEVNKKVLVDMLSQYSIQEIKAAINCTDFQLARNPLAVIYALLQSGRFLIPRKRVNEIKPHLTEEAMQLDKDTMRQYIEQLKNSLEKYEENKSMGDD